Proteins from one Anastrepha obliqua isolate idAnaObli1 chromosome 2, idAnaObli1_1.0, whole genome shotgun sequence genomic window:
- the LOC129237370 gene encoding mucin-5AC → MEMEVILLVCGCLQLLLLQQSPILVNGESANNATSSVQTALPNNGTNITITKYQIKNTPNVTNALYAEMVLNGTGNNGSTEKMLSRKITKTANEPTPTETQNSTKVDAAVPGHKNSTQVEPKLAMVAPNVIIDVNTLSPNTTESVAAELNVTKSGNTTNVRHQDNTLGKNLVNTTISINLKNTTNQTTTTTLRTPTAKVEGGAQAGDNSMDVRSTNGTIPQIKHTTSTTTTTTTTTTPKPKKPSITFGLGDFPELPGERIVFNKAPESSSSKLPVPNDPVVPPNAQPSQELNSGFNYHSSRDYIVPIMTVLFTIPLAIGVVITTYRRFRDCWSTRHYRRMDFLVDGMYND, encoded by the coding sequence ATGGAAATGGAAGTGATTTTGCTGGTTTGTGGTTGTTTGCAGTTGTTGCTGCTTCAGCAATCTCCAATTTTGGTAAATGGCGAAAGTGCGAACAATGCAACGTCATCAGTGCAAACTGCATTACCAAATAATGGcacaaatattacaataacaaaatatcaaattaaaaacacaCCCAATGTCACAAATGCGCTGTACGCGGAGATGGTACTCAATGGGACTGGCAACAATGGAAGTACCGAAAAAATGCTCAGCCGTAAAATAACGAAAACAGCAAATGAACCAACACCGACAGAAACGCAAAACAGCACTAAGGTGGATGCAGCTGTACCCGGGCACAAAAATTCCACTCAAGTGGAACCGAAATTAGCTATGGTCGCACCAAATGTTATTATAGATGTGAATACTTTAAGCCCCAATACAACGGAAAGTGTCGCAGCTGAACTAAATGTCACAAAAAGTGGCAATACAACTAATGTACGCCATCAAGACAACACCCTTGGAAAGAATTTGGTAAATACAAcaatatcaataaatttaaaaaacacaacaaatcaAACTACAACAACGACACTTAGAACTCCAACTGCCAAAGTTGAAGGTGGTGCGCAAGCAGGGGATAACTCGATGGATGTAAGATCTACAAATGGCACGATACCACAAATTAAGCACACCACATCAACCACAACAACTACAACGACTACAACCACGCCAAAGCCTAAAAAACCAAGTATAACATTTGGGCTTGGCGATTTTCCTGAGTTACCGGGCGAACGAATTGTTTTCAACAAAGCGCCAGAGTCGTCTAGTTCAAAATTACCAGTACCCAACGATCCCGTTGTACCACCAAATGCGCAGCCGTCCCAAGAATTGAATAGCGGCTTCAATTATCACAGTAGCCGCGATTATATTGTACCCATAATGACAGTTCTCTTCACAATACCATTGGCAATCGGCGTGGTAATTACCACTTATCGTCGTTTCCGTGATTGCTGGTCAACACGACATTATCGCCGAATGGATTTCTTGGTCGATGGCATGTACAACGATTGA